From one Equus asinus isolate D_3611 breed Donkey chromosome 5, EquAss-T2T_v2, whole genome shotgun sequence genomic stretch:
- the LOC106847761 gene encoding olfactory receptor 2D2-like — protein MKELNQSTVTEFILLGFVPNRRANPLLFTFFLVFYLMILVSNSLLITLIHQDSHLHTPMYFFISVLSVLDVCYTTTTVPQMLMHILSKKRAISFARCVAQMYTCLLFGITESWLFSIMSVDRYMAICHPLRYKVIMSRWACLLMVGICAAYGVVGGLCDTFFAMRLPYCGPNEIDHYFCEVPAILKLACADTSLNDLVDFIVGFNVIVVPLSLVVVVYVNIFANIMKIRSAQGRIKAFSTCASHITVVTIFAIPCIIMYMSPGSDSLSNSGKKMALFYNVATAFLNPVIYSLRNKDIKKAFLKLMGQGRVRF, from the coding sequence ATGAAGGAGCTCAACCAGTCCACAGTGACAGAATTCATTCTCTTGGGCTTTGTCCCCAACCGCAGGGCCAATCCTCTGCTCTTCAccttctttctagtcttttaCCTGATGATCCTTGTGAGCAACAGCCTCCTCATCACCCTCATCCACCAGGACTCTCACCTCCACACGCCCATGTACTTTTTCATCAGTGTCCTCTCCGTGCTGGACGTGTGCTACACCACCACTACTGTGCCTCAGATGCTCATGCATATTCTCAGCAAGAAGAGGGCCATCTCTTTTGCTAGATGTGTGGCCCAGATGTACACCTGCCTCCTCTTTGGGATCACTGAGTCCTGGCTTTTCTCCATCATGTCCGTGGACAGGTACATGGCCATCTGCCACCCTCTCCGATATAAAGTCATCATGAGCCGCTGGGCGTGCCTCCTCATGGTGGGCATCTGTGCAGCATATGGTGTGGTGGGTGGCCTATGTGATACCTTCTTTGCTATGCGCTTGCCCTATTGTGGTCCTAATGAAATTGACCACTACTTTTGTGAGGTTCCTGCCATTCTGAAGCTGGCCTGTGCAGACACATCCCTCAATGACTTGGTAGACTTCATTGTAGGGTTCAATGTCATCGTGGTCCCACTCTCCCTGGTTGTTGTTGTCTATGTCAACATCTTTGCCAACATCATGAAGATCCGCTCAGCTCAGGGACGGATcaaggccttctccacctgtgcctcccacaTCACCGTGGTCACCATCTTCGCCATTCCCTGCATCATCATGTACATGAGCCCTGGCTCTGACTCCTTGTCAAACAGTGGCAAGAAAATGGCCCTTTTCTATAACGTCGCCACAGCCTTCCTCAACCCTGtcatctacagtctgaggaacaaggaCATCAAAAAGGCTTTCCTCAAATTGATGGGACAGGGCAGAGTGAGATTTTAA
- the LOC106847791 gene encoding olfactory receptor 2A12-like produces the protein MQDFLWGNHSSLSEFILLGFSRNAEINVILFNVFLFLYLITLLGNGLIITLIHIDSRLHTPMYFFLSVLSILDMSYVTTTVPQMLVHLVCKKKTISYFGCVAQMYIFLMLGITESWLFAIMAYDRYVAICHPLRYKVIMNSLLCRLMVAFCGFWGISCALIYTVSAMILPYCGPNEINHFFCEVPAVLKLACADTSLNDQVDFILGFILLLVPLSLIIIVYINIFVAVLRIRSTQGRLKAFSTCASHITVVTMFSIPCMVMYMRPGSEASPEEDKKLALFYNVISAFLNPIIYSLRNKDVKRAFLKVTAWGKAPE, from the coding sequence atgcaggactttctctggggaaatcaCAGCTCTCTTTCCGAGTTCATTCTTCTAGGATTCTCTCGTAATGCAGAGATAAATGTTATTCTATTCAatgttttcctcttcctctacCTCATCACCCTTCTGGGCAATGGGCTCATTATCACCTTGATACACATCGACTCCcgcctccacacacccatgtattttttcctcagtGTCCTATCCATTCTGGATATGAGCTATGTCACCACCACAGTGCCCCAGATGCTGGTGCATCTGGTTTGCAAGAAGAAGACCATCTCCTACTTTGGATGTGTGGCCCAGATGTACATCTTTCTGATGCTAGGAATCACCGAGTCTTGGCTTTTTGCAATCATGGCTTATGACAGGTATGTGGCCATTTGCCATCCCCTGAGGTATAAAGTCATCATGAACTCTTTGCTATGTAGGTTAATGGTGGCCTTCTGTGGATTCTGGGGTATCAGCTGTGCCCTGATATACACCGTCTCTGCTATGATTCTTCCCTATTGTGGCCCCAATGAGATaaaccacttcttctgtgaagtACCCGCAGTTTTGAAGTTGGCCTGTGCAGACACATCTCTCAACGACCAGGTGGACTTCATCTTGGGCTTCATCCTTCTGTTGGTCCCACTCTCCCTCATCATCATTGTCTACATCAATATCTTTGTTGCCGTCTTGAGGATCCGCTCAACCCAAGGGCGACTCAAAGCCTTttccacctgtgcctcccacaTCACTGTGGTCACTATGTTCTCTATTCCATGTATGGTTATGTACATGAGACCTGGCTCTGAGGCCTCCCCAGAAGAGGATAAGAAGCTGGCTCTATTCTATAATGTCATCTCTGCTTTCCTCAACCCCATCATCTATAGCCTTAGGAACAAAGATGTGAAGAGGGCCTTCCTCAAAGTGACAGCCTGGGGCAAAGCACCAGAATGA